The following are from one region of the Mycolicibacterium diernhoferi genome:
- a CDS encoding NUDIX hydrolase, which yields MSDGEHAKPRRRRGRRRGRRAAGPPEADAGRTGTAAESGTKPTGQPGQSPNSGKAPNNSAQPAKPGQNRKPRPASRRTPDRLRTVHETSAGGLVIDGLDGPKDTQVAALIGRIDRRGRMLWSLPKGHIEVGETAEQTAVREVAEETGVQGSVLAALGSIDYWFVTEGRRVHKTVHHYLMRFLGGDLSDEDMEVTEVAWVPLRDLPARLAYADERRLAVVAGELIDKLHTDGPGALPPLPHSAPRRRPQTHSHTRNRRPEDSPPRRANGCGQGP from the coding sequence GTGTCGGACGGTGAGCACGCCAAGCCTCGACGGCGCCGAGGGCGCCGCCGCGGTCGCCGGGCTGCCGGTCCGCCCGAAGCCGACGCCGGACGCACCGGCACCGCCGCCGAGTCGGGCACCAAACCCACCGGCCAGCCCGGCCAGTCCCCGAACTCCGGCAAGGCACCGAACAACAGCGCCCAGCCCGCCAAACCCGGGCAGAACCGCAAACCGCGGCCGGCCTCGCGGCGCACCCCGGACCGGCTGCGCACCGTGCACGAGACCTCGGCCGGAGGCCTCGTCATCGACGGCCTCGACGGACCCAAGGACACCCAGGTTGCGGCGCTGATCGGCCGGATCGATCGGCGCGGACGGATGCTGTGGTCGCTGCCGAAGGGGCACATCGAGGTCGGTGAGACCGCCGAACAGACCGCCGTCCGCGAGGTCGCCGAGGAGACCGGCGTGCAGGGCAGTGTGCTCGCCGCGCTCGGCAGCATCGACTACTGGTTCGTCACCGAGGGCCGGCGCGTGCACAAGACCGTGCACCATTACCTGATGCGCTTCCTGGGCGGTGATCTCTCCGATGAGGACATGGAGGTCACCGAGGTGGCCTGGGTTCCGCTGCGTGACCTGCCCGCTCGGCTGGCCTATGCCGACGAACGCCGGCTGGCCGTGGTGGCCGGCGAGCTCATCGACAAACTGCACACCGACGGCCCCGGGGCGCTGCCGCCGCTGCCGCACAGTGCGCCGCGCCGGCGTCCCCAGACCCATTCGCACACCCGCAACCGCCGCCCCGAGGATTCGCCACCCCGGCGGGCGAACGGTTGCGGACAGGGCCCGTGA
- a CDS encoding CCA tRNA nucleotidyltransferase codes for MPNDPTPDAAEAELLAGAWVALNSYGEILRDIGAVFAAAGHELYLVGGSVRDALLGRLYSDLDFTTDARPEQMQKLLRGWADALWDTGIEFGTIGVGKAGHRFEITTFRADSYDQVSRNPQVRFGDRLSDDLVRRDFTVNAMAVRITEAGPAEFLDPLGGLTALRERVLDTPSAPQISFGDDPLRMLRAARFVSQLGFSVAPRVLEALLEMAPQLERITAERVAAELDKLLLGADPVAGIDLMVQTGLGAVVLPEVGDMRMAIDEHHQHKDVYWHSLTVLKQAIDLEEPAGQQSSEPGGDPGGPDLVLRWAALLHDIGKPGTRRHEQDGGVSFHHHEVVGAKMVRKRMRALKYSKQMVDDVSQLVYLHLRFHGYGDGRWTDSAVRRYVTDAGPLLGRLHKLVRADCTTRNKRRAARLQANYDELETRIAELAAKEDLQRVRPDLDGNAIMEILGIPPGPLVGKAWNHLKELRLDRGPLDHDEAVAELHKWWNAQQS; via the coding sequence GTGCCGAATGACCCGACTCCAGATGCCGCCGAGGCCGAACTGCTGGCGGGAGCCTGGGTTGCGCTGAACAGCTACGGCGAGATCCTCCGCGACATCGGCGCGGTCTTCGCCGCCGCCGGTCATGAGCTGTACCTGGTCGGCGGCAGTGTCCGCGATGCGCTGCTGGGCCGGCTGTACTCGGACCTGGACTTCACCACCGACGCGCGCCCCGAGCAGATGCAGAAACTGCTGCGCGGCTGGGCCGACGCGCTGTGGGACACCGGCATCGAGTTCGGGACCATCGGTGTCGGCAAGGCCGGGCACCGGTTCGAGATCACCACCTTCCGCGCCGACAGCTACGACCAGGTGTCCCGCAATCCGCAGGTGCGGTTCGGGGACCGGCTCTCCGACGATCTGGTGCGCCGCGACTTCACCGTCAACGCCATGGCGGTCCGCATCACCGAGGCGGGCCCGGCCGAGTTCCTGGATCCGCTCGGCGGGCTGACCGCGCTGCGCGAACGGGTGCTCGACACCCCGTCCGCACCGCAGATCTCCTTCGGGGACGACCCGTTGCGGATGCTGCGGGCCGCGCGCTTCGTATCCCAGCTGGGGTTCTCGGTGGCGCCGCGGGTGCTGGAGGCGCTGCTGGAGATGGCGCCGCAGTTGGAACGGATCACCGCCGAGCGGGTGGCCGCCGAGCTGGACAAGCTGCTGCTCGGCGCCGACCCGGTCGCGGGCATCGACCTGATGGTGCAGACCGGTCTCGGCGCGGTGGTGCTGCCCGAGGTCGGCGACATGCGGATGGCCATCGACGAGCACCACCAGCACAAGGACGTGTACTGGCATTCGCTGACGGTGCTCAAGCAGGCCATCGACCTGGAGGAGCCGGCGGGGCAGCAGAGCAGCGAGCCCGGGGGAGACCCGGGGGGCCCGGATCTGGTGTTGCGCTGGGCGGCGCTGCTGCACGACATCGGCAAGCCCGGCACCCGCCGCCACGAGCAGGACGGCGGTGTGAGTTTCCACCACCACGAGGTGGTCGGCGCCAAGATGGTCCGCAAGCGGATGCGGGCACTCAAGTACTCCAAGCAGATGGTCGACGACGTGTCGCAGCTGGTGTACCTGCACCTTCGATTCCACGGCTACGGCGACGGCCGGTGGACCGACTCGGCGGTGCGCCGCTACGTCACCGACGCCGGACCGCTGCTGGGGCGGTTGCACAAGCTGGTGCGCGCCGACTGCACCACCCGCAACAAGCGCCGCGCCGCCCGGCTGCAGGCCAACTACGACGAGCTCGAGACGCGGATCGCCGAACTGGCCGCCAAGGAGGATCTGCAGCGGGTCCGCCCGGATCTGGACGGCAACGCCATCATGGAGATTCTCGGGATCCCGCCCGGCCCGTTGGTGGGTAAGGCCTGGAACCACCTCAAGGAGCTCCGGCTGGACCGAGGCCCGCTGGATCACGACGAGGCGGTCGCCGAACTGCACAAGTGGTGGAACGCACAGCAGTCCTGA
- a CDS encoding pullulanase yields the protein MDYCLGDGAGGAAIWSAEPTLDIDGDGVLDAFALDLDADGRPDDALADLDGPPFDGLADHAVHDRDGPAPVYFTDDGSGTWAVAVDRTGQLRWFGLDGVEAGPVFGPGPMVDFDGDGLADDRLLDADGDGLADRVLAGDSAYADRDGDGRWDVRLVDSDGDGRADSASEV from the coding sequence ATGGACTATTGCCTGGGGGACGGAGCCGGCGGTGCGGCCATCTGGTCGGCCGAGCCGACGCTGGACATCGACGGTGACGGGGTGCTCGACGCCTTTGCGCTGGACCTCGACGCCGACGGCCGCCCCGACGATGCGCTGGCCGATCTCGACGGGCCGCCCTTCGACGGGCTGGCCGATCACGCCGTCCATGACCGGGACGGCCCGGCGCCGGTGTACTTCACCGACGACGGGTCGGGGACCTGGGCGGTGGCCGTCGACCGGACCGGGCAGTTGCGCTGGTTCGGTCTGGACGGGGTGGAGGCCGGCCCGGTATTCGGGCCCGGCCCGATGGTCGACTTCGACGGTGACGGCCTGGCCGACGACCGGCTGCTCGACGCTGACGGTGACGGGCTCGCCGATCGGGTGCTGGCCGGGGACAGCGCATACGCCGACCGCGACGGGGACGGCCGCTGGGATGTGAGACTCGTCGACAGCGACGGGGACGGGCGCGCGGACTCGGCGAGTGAGGTTTAG
- a CDS encoding TIGR03084 family metal-binding protein, with translation MPGPAPMVADLRDESDALDALVADLPATGWQTPTPAPGWTIAHQIAHLWWTDRVSLQTITDEPAFAAVLGEAAGNPHGFVDAAAERLAATPPAELLKGWRTDRAALHAALLEVPDGRKLTWFGPPMSAPSMATARLMETWAHGLDVADALGVRRPPTARLRSVAHIGVRTRDFAFGTHGLTPPTAPFHVKLQGPEGDWWTWGPEDATQTVTGPAEDFCMLVTQRRAPHQLAVVAVGPDAEKWLTIAQAFAGPPGAGRS, from the coding sequence ATGCCCGGTCCCGCACCGATGGTTGCCGACCTGCGCGACGAAAGCGACGCGTTGGACGCCCTGGTGGCCGACCTTCCCGCGACCGGCTGGCAGACGCCCACCCCCGCCCCGGGATGGACCATCGCGCATCAGATCGCGCATCTGTGGTGGACCGACCGGGTCTCGCTGCAGACGATCACCGACGAGCCGGCCTTCGCCGCGGTACTGGGCGAGGCCGCCGGGAATCCGCACGGCTTCGTCGACGCCGCCGCCGAGCGGCTGGCCGCCACCCCGCCGGCCGAGCTGCTGAAGGGTTGGCGCACCGACCGTGCGGCGCTGCACGCCGCCCTGCTCGAGGTCCCCGACGGCCGCAAGCTGACCTGGTTCGGGCCGCCCATGAGCGCGCCCTCGATGGCCACCGCGCGGCTGATGGAGACCTGGGCCCACGGACTGGACGTCGCCGACGCGCTCGGTGTCCGTCGCCCACCCACCGCGCGGCTGCGCTCGGTCGCCCACATCGGGGTGCGCACCCGCGATTTCGCCTTCGGCACCCACGGCCTGACCCCGCCTACTGCACCGTTTCACGTGAAACTACAAGGGCCAGAGGGTGATTGGTGGACCTGGGGGCCCGAGGACGCCACCCAGACGGTGACCGGCCCGGCGGAGGATTTCTGCATGCTGGTCACCCAGCGGCGCGCGCCGCACCAACTCGCCGTGGTGGCCGTCGGACCCGATGCCGAGAAATGGCTCACCATCGCGCAGGCCTTCGCCGGGCCGCCCGGCGCCGGCCGCAGCTGA
- a CDS encoding MFS transporter encodes MTDARNPPGTWQSVRDLPEFRRLLELRAVSQFGDGLFQAGLAGAILFSTERAATPNEIALSFAVMFLPYSLLGPFAGALLDRWDRRLVLIGANTGRLLLVLAVGAALAVGTGHLVLLLGALIVNGFTRFVSSGLSAALPHVVPRDKVLTMNSVATATGALATFLGANFMLLPRWLFGADDAGAAVVILLAAAPVLLALVLSVRFSPHVLGPDDSIRAVHGSVRYAVATGWVHGIRTVAAVPTVAATLGGLAAHRMAFGINTLLVLVIVRHSGDQEVAGLGLGIAVLFIAATGTGSFLSTVFTPAAVRRWGRYRTSNGALALAVVVQLLAAGLHLPVMIACGFVLGAAGQVVKLCADSAMQIDVDDALRGHVFTVQDALFWVTFVAAIAAAAAVIPVDGRSVPLVLAGSAVYLLGLAVHAGLGRRIPAD; translated from the coding sequence ATGACTGACGCCCGCAATCCGCCGGGAACCTGGCAGAGCGTGCGTGATCTACCCGAGTTCCGGCGGCTGCTGGAACTACGGGCGGTCAGCCAATTCGGCGACGGGCTGTTCCAGGCCGGTCTGGCCGGAGCCATCCTGTTCAGCACCGAACGGGCCGCCACCCCGAATGAGATCGCGCTGTCCTTCGCGGTGATGTTCCTGCCCTATTCGCTACTCGGCCCGTTCGCCGGGGCCCTGCTGGACCGCTGGGACCGGCGCCTGGTCCTGATCGGGGCCAATACCGGTCGGCTGCTGCTCGTACTCGCAGTGGGCGCCGCGTTGGCGGTGGGCACCGGACACCTGGTGCTGTTGCTCGGTGCGCTGATCGTCAACGGCTTCACCCGGTTCGTGTCCTCGGGTCTGTCGGCGGCGCTGCCGCACGTGGTGCCACGCGACAAGGTGCTGACGATGAACTCCGTGGCGACCGCGACCGGCGCGCTGGCGACATTCCTGGGCGCCAACTTCATGCTGCTGCCGCGCTGGCTGTTCGGCGCCGACGACGCGGGCGCCGCCGTGGTCATCCTGCTGGCCGCGGCGCCGGTGTTGCTCGCGCTGGTGCTCTCGGTGCGGTTCTCACCGCACGTGCTCGGCCCGGACGACAGCATCCGCGCGGTGCACGGATCGGTGCGCTACGCGGTGGCCACCGGGTGGGTGCACGGCATCCGGACCGTGGCCGCGGTGCCGACGGTGGCCGCCACCCTCGGCGGACTGGCGGCTCACCGCATGGCGTTCGGCATCAACACGCTGCTGGTGCTGGTGATCGTCCGGCACAGCGGCGATCAGGAGGTCGCCGGGCTGGGGCTGGGCATCGCGGTGCTCTTCATCGCCGCCACCGGCACCGGGTCCTTCCTGTCCACCGTGTTCACCCCGGCCGCGGTCCGGCGCTGGGGCCGGTACCGCACGTCCAACGGCGCGCTGGCGCTCGCGGTGGTGGTGCAGCTGCTCGCCGCGGGCCTGCACCTGCCGGTGATGATCGCCTGCGGCTTCGTCCTGGGTGCGGCCGGACAGGTGGTGAAGCTGTGCGCGGACAGCGCCATGCAGATCGATGTGGACGATGCGCTGCGCGGGCACGTCTTCACCGTCCAGGACGCGCTGTTCTGGGTGACGTTCGTGGCCGCCATCGCCGCGGCGGCGGCGGTGATCCCGGTCGACGGGCGGTCGGTGCCGCTGGTGCTCGCCGGCTCGGCGGTCTATCTGCTGGGGCTGGCGGTGCACGCCGGGCTGGGCCGGCGGATCCCGGCGGATTAG
- a CDS encoding YqgE/AlgH family protein, with protein sequence MGPLEEPEDHITPTAPHVRAGTLLLADTDLFEPTFRRTVIYIIEHNDGGTLGVVLNRPSETAVYNVLPQWAKLAMKPKTMFIGGPVKRDSALCLATVRAGVDITGVAGIRHVQGRVVMVDLDADPDALAPALEGVRIFAGYSGWTTGQLEGEIERDDWIVLSALPSDVLVEPRVDLWARVLRRQPLPLSLLATHPIDLSLN encoded by the coding sequence GTGGGACCGCTCGAGGAACCGGAGGATCACATCACTCCGACGGCACCGCATGTGCGCGCCGGAACTCTGCTGCTGGCCGATACAGATCTGTTCGAACCGACGTTCCGGCGCACCGTCATCTACATCATCGAGCACAACGACGGCGGCACCCTCGGCGTGGTGCTGAACCGGCCCAGCGAAACCGCGGTGTACAACGTGTTGCCGCAGTGGGCCAAGCTCGCGATGAAGCCGAAGACGATGTTCATCGGCGGACCGGTGAAGCGCGACTCCGCCCTGTGCCTGGCCACCGTCCGGGCCGGGGTGGACATCACCGGCGTAGCCGGGATCCGGCACGTGCAGGGCCGGGTCGTCATGGTCGATCTGGATGCCGATCCCGACGCGCTGGCACCCGCGTTGGAAGGGGTGCGGATCTTCGCTGGCTACTCGGGGTGGACCACCGGCCAACTCGAGGGAGAGATCGAGCGCGACGATTGGATCGTGCTGTCGGCGTTGCCCTCGGATGTCCTCGTCGAACCGAGGGTGGATCTGTGGGCTCGGGTGTTGCGGCGTCAGCCACTACCGCTGTCGCTGCTGGCGACCCACCCGATCGATCTGAGCCTGAACTAG
- a CDS encoding LpqN/LpqT family lipoprotein, translating to MNHNASRPRGSHVRQSWRIAIAGTAAGFAGVVGLSGTAAAEPLAPQPSLPSPATVTQTVTVIPQAAPAVPGPSQPVGPATVPASGPGVLPAAVPPGTAAGLGTTTTTATAPAAAPRPVSVPLSPNPSGTIRDYLASRNVAMEPQVPTNFSALNIVLPRPTGWTQVPDPNVPDAFAVIADRVGGDGLYTSNAQVVVYKLVGDFDAREAIRHGFTDSQQLTAWRATGGSIAEVNGVPTSIIEGTYRENNMTLNTSRRHIIATSGTDRYLVSLSVTTAESQSVAAADAVDAIVNGFRVAAPAPAPAAAPAPAGRIPPTAPLNAATVPVSLGGASGLGPVFSPVSGLP from the coding sequence ATGAATCACAACGCCTCCCGCCCTCGCGGCTCTCACGTCCGGCAGAGCTGGCGGATCGCGATCGCGGGGACCGCCGCCGGCTTCGCCGGTGTGGTGGGCCTGTCGGGCACCGCCGCCGCCGAGCCGCTCGCTCCGCAGCCGTCCCTTCCGAGCCCGGCCACCGTGACCCAGACCGTCACCGTCATCCCGCAGGCAGCTCCCGCGGTGCCCGGACCGTCCCAGCCCGTCGGCCCGGCCACGGTGCCGGCCTCCGGACCCGGCGTCCTCCCGGCGGCCGTGCCGCCCGGCACCGCTGCCGGGCTGGGGACGACCACCACCACCGCCACGGCCCCCGCGGCCGCGCCCCGCCCGGTCTCGGTGCCGCTGTCGCCGAATCCGTCGGGCACCATCCGGGACTACCTGGCAAGCCGCAATGTGGCGATGGAACCGCAGGTGCCCACCAACTTCTCCGCGCTGAACATCGTGCTGCCCCGGCCGACCGGGTGGACCCAGGTGCCGGACCCGAATGTGCCCGACGCCTTCGCGGTGATCGCCGACCGGGTCGGTGGGGACGGGCTGTACACCTCCAACGCGCAGGTGGTGGTGTACAAGCTGGTCGGGGATTTCGATGCCCGCGAGGCCATCCGGCACGGGTTCACCGACAGCCAGCAGTTGACCGCGTGGCGGGCGACCGGCGGGTCGATCGCCGAGGTCAACGGGGTGCCGACCTCGATCATCGAGGGCACCTACCGCGAGAACAACATGACCTTGAACACGTCGCGGCGACACATCATCGCGACCTCGGGCACCGACCGCTACCTGGTGTCGCTGTCGGTGACGACCGCCGAATCGCAGTCGGTCGCCGCCGCCGACGCGGTCGATGCGATCGTCAACGGTTTCCGGGTGGCCGCACCTGCTCCGGCCCCGGCCGCAGCCCCCGCGCCGGCCGGGCGGATCCCACCCACCGCACCGCTGAACGCGGCCACGGTCCCGGTCAGCCTGGGCGGAGCCTCCGGGCTCGGGCCCGTCTTCTCACCGGTGAGCGGCCTCCCCTGA
- the leuS gene encoding leucine--tRNA ligase → MTDSSADAAATDADAPSHRYNAQLAGEIEQTWQQRWHGLGTFHVPNPVGSLAPADGSPVPADKMFVQDMFPYPSGDGLHVGHPLGYIATDVYARYFRMTGRNVLHALGFDAFGLPAEQYAVQTGTHPRTRTEANIVNFRRQLGRLGLGHDSRRSFSTTDVDFYKWTQWIFLQIYNAWFDPELNRARPVSELIAEYESGARSLPDGRSWADLSKAERADAVDSHRLVYRADSMVNWCPGLGTVLANEEVTSDGRSDRGNYPVFRKRLRQWMMRITAYSDRLLDDLDVLDWPDKVKAMQRNWIGRSTGAEVRFATEAGDIEVFTTRPDTLFGATYMVLAPEHDLVDALVAASWPDGTDDRWTYGAGTPAEAVATYRADIAAKSDLERQENKSKTGVFTGAYATNPVNGQRVPVFIADYVLAGYGTGAIMAVPSGDQRDWEFATAFGLPIVEVVSGGDITEGAYSGDGTLVNSDYLNGLDVAAAKDAIIARLEAEGTGKARVEFKLRDWLFARQRYWGEPFPIVYDADGRAHPLPESALPVELPDIPDYAPVMFDPDDADSEPSPPLGKANEWVHVEMDLGDGLQTYSRDTNVMPQWAGSSWYELRYADPHNQDTFCAKENEAYWMGPRPDIHGPQDPGGVDLYVGGVEHAVLHLLYSRFWHKVLFDLGHVSSSEPYRRLVNQGYIQAFAYTDARGSYVPAAEVIERDGKFYYPAPEGEIEVNQEFGKIGKSLKNSVSPDEICDEYGADTLRVYEMSMGPLEASRPWATKDVVGAHRFLQRVWRAVIDETTGAQRVSDDAVVSDETLRALNKTIAGVAEDYAALRNNTAAAKLIEYTNHLTKEGVTARAAIEPLVLMVAPLAPHLAEELWRRLGHDTSLAHGPFPVADERYLVDDTVELPVQVNGKVRGKITVAADADKAALEAAALADEKVQAFLDGAAPKKVIVVPGRLVNLVV, encoded by the coding sequence GTGACAGACTCCTCGGCTGACGCAGCCGCCACCGACGCCGACGCCCCCAGCCACCGCTACAACGCGCAGTTGGCCGGTGAGATCGAGCAGACCTGGCAGCAGCGCTGGCATGGGCTCGGGACGTTCCACGTGCCCAACCCGGTGGGGTCGCTGGCGCCCGCCGACGGCTCGCCCGTCCCGGCGGACAAGATGTTCGTCCAGGACATGTTCCCGTACCCCTCCGGGGACGGCCTGCACGTCGGGCACCCGCTCGGCTACATCGCCACCGATGTGTACGCCCGCTACTTCCGGATGACCGGTCGCAACGTGCTGCACGCGCTCGGCTTCGACGCGTTCGGGTTGCCCGCCGAGCAGTATGCGGTGCAGACCGGTACCCACCCGCGCACCCGCACCGAAGCCAACATCGTCAACTTCCGTCGTCAGCTGGGCCGGCTGGGTCTGGGCCACGATTCGCGGCGCAGCTTCTCCACCACCGACGTCGACTTCTACAAGTGGACGCAGTGGATCTTCCTGCAGATCTACAACGCCTGGTTCGACCCCGAGCTCAACCGCGCCCGTCCGGTTTCCGAGCTGATCGCCGAATACGAGTCCGGCGCGCGGTCGCTGCCCGACGGTCGCAGCTGGGCCGATCTGAGCAAGGCCGAGCGCGCGGACGCGGTCGATTCCCACCGGCTGGTGTACCGCGCCGACTCGATGGTCAACTGGTGCCCGGGCCTGGGCACGGTGCTGGCCAACGAGGAGGTCACCTCCGACGGCCGCAGCGACCGCGGCAACTATCCGGTGTTCCGGAAACGCCTGCGGCAGTGGATGATGCGCATCACCGCGTACTCCGATCGGTTGCTCGACGACCTGGACGTGCTGGACTGGCCGGACAAGGTCAAGGCCATGCAGCGCAACTGGATCGGCCGTTCGACCGGCGCCGAGGTGCGTTTCGCCACCGAGGCGGGGGACATCGAGGTGTTCACCACCCGCCCCGACACCCTGTTCGGTGCCACCTACATGGTGCTGGCACCCGAGCACGACCTGGTCGACGCGCTGGTCGCCGCATCGTGGCCCGACGGCACCGATGACCGCTGGACCTACGGCGCGGGCACCCCGGCCGAAGCGGTGGCGACCTACCGCGCCGACATCGCGGCGAAGTCGGACCTCGAACGCCAGGAGAACAAGTCCAAGACCGGCGTCTTCACCGGCGCCTACGCCACCAATCCGGTGAACGGACAACGGGTTCCGGTGTTCATCGCCGACTACGTGCTGGCCGGCTACGGCACCGGCGCCATCATGGCGGTGCCCAGCGGGGATCAGCGTGACTGGGAGTTCGCCACCGCGTTCGGGCTGCCCATCGTCGAGGTCGTGTCGGGCGGTGACATCACCGAGGGCGCCTACAGCGGTGACGGCACCCTGGTGAACTCCGACTATCTGAACGGCCTCGACGTGGCCGCTGCCAAGGACGCGATCATCGCCCGCCTGGAGGCCGAGGGGACCGGCAAGGCGCGCGTCGAATTCAAGCTGCGGGACTGGCTGTTCGCCCGGCAGCGGTACTGGGGCGAGCCGTTCCCGATCGTCTACGACGCCGACGGCCGCGCCCACCCGCTACCGGAATCGGCTCTGCCGGTGGAACTCCCCGATATCCCGGACTACGCGCCGGTGATGTTCGACCCGGACGACGCGGACAGCGAGCCGTCCCCGCCGCTGGGCAAGGCCAACGAGTGGGTGCACGTCGAAATGGATCTCGGCGACGGTCTGCAGACCTACAGCCGCGACACCAACGTGATGCCGCAGTGGGCCGGAAGTTCCTGGTACGAACTGCGTTACGCCGACCCGCACAACCAGGACACGTTCTGCGCCAAGGAGAACGAGGCGTACTGGATGGGTCCGCGGCCCGACATCCACGGCCCGCAGGACCCGGGCGGTGTCGACCTCTACGTCGGTGGTGTCGAGCATGCCGTGCTGCACCTGCTGTACTCGCGGTTCTGGCACAAGGTGCTCTTCGACCTGGGCCACGTCAGCTCGTCGGAGCCGTACCGGCGGCTGGTCAACCAGGGTTACATCCAGGCCTTCGCCTACACCGACGCGCGGGGCTCCTATGTGCCCGCCGCCGAGGTCATCGAGCGGGACGGGAAGTTCTACTACCCGGCACCCGAGGGTGAGATCGAGGTCAACCAGGAGTTCGGCAAGATCGGCAAGAGCCTGAAGAACTCCGTCTCACCCGACGAGATCTGCGATGAGTACGGCGCGGACACCCTGCGCGTGTACGAGATGTCGATGGGTCCGCTGGAGGCGTCGCGGCCCTGGGCCACCAAGGACGTGGTCGGCGCGCACCGTTTCCTGCAGCGGGTCTGGCGGGCGGTCATCGACGAGACGACCGGTGCCCAGCGGGTCAGCGATGACGCCGTGGTCTCCGACGAGACCCTGCGCGCGCTGAACAAGACCATCGCCGGAGTGGCCGAGGACTACGCGGCTCTGCGTAACAACACCGCGGCCGCCAAGCTCATCGAGTACACCAACCACCTGACCAAGGAGGGCGTGACGGCGCGGGCGGCGATCGAGCCGCTGGTGTTGATGGTGGCCCCGCTCGCGCCGCACCTGGCCGAGGAACTGTGGCGCCGGCTGGGGCACGACACCTCGCTGGCGCACGGGCCGTTCCCGGTGGCCGACGAGCGTTACCTGGTCGACGACACCGTGGAGCTGCCGGTGCAGGTCAACGGCAAGGTGCGCGGCAAGATCACCGTCGCCGCCGACGCCGACAAGGCGGCGCTGGAGGCCGCGGCGCTGGCCGACGAGAAGGTGCAGGCCTTCCTGGACGGCGCCGCCCCGAAGAAGGTCATCGTGGTGCCGGGCCGGCTGGTCAATCTCGTCGTGTAG